In Gemmatimonadota bacterium, one genomic interval encodes:
- a CDS encoding STAS domain-containing protein gives MNIDVRWVRKDGVLIVVLNGIIDSSSAPQLQRALESGIDPADRALLLDFEQVSFLSSAGLRIFLIFARRFNAPGKQFGVCALSDPIRNVITISGFDRFLKVYNSQAEAVNAFKGS, from the coding sequence ATGAATATAGATGTCAGGTGGGTGCGGAAAGACGGGGTCTTGATAGTCGTACTCAATGGTATTATCGACAGTAGCAGTGCTCCTCAATTGCAGCGCGCCCTGGAATCTGGTATTGATCCGGCAGATCGGGCATTGCTGCTGGACTTTGAGCAGGTATCTTTTCTCAGTAGTGCAGGGCTTCGGATTTTCCTGATATTTGCCAGGAGATTTAATGCACCGGGCAAACAATTTGGCGTTTGCGCCCTCTCTGATCCCATCCGCAATGTTATCACCATCAGCGGTTTTGATCGGTTTCTCAAGGTTTATAATTCTCAGGCAGAGGCAGTCAACGCATTCAAAGGCAGTTGA
- a CDS encoding aspartate/tyrosine/aromatic aminotransferase has product MFESLTMAPADPIIGLTEAFKNDPNPNKINLGVGVYKDGDGNTPIFASVKTAEERLLAHEDTKNYLGIEGDEAYNKAVQELLWGTEHEILTSGRAGTAQAPGGTGALRIAGDFIHQHYPHARVWLSDPTWANHPKIFESASVPTATYRYYNPSSYGLDFDAFIQDLGQIPAGDVVLLHGCCHNPTGVDPSPEQWAQIADIIADRGIIPLVDFAYQGLGNGLAEDAIGLLSLSRPGCELLVASSFSKNFGLYRERTGALTLVGKNATTVEKAMSHIKICIRTNYSNPPSHGAQAVATVLNDPALRAQWDGEVKAMRDRINNMRTLFVDTLETKGVRRDFSFIAHQRGMFSFSGLTPEQVEALRERYSIYIVSSGRINVAGMTKDNIGPLCEAIAEVLAD; this is encoded by the coding sequence ATGTTCGAATCCCTGACAATGGCGCCTGCGGATCCCATTATAGGATTGACTGAAGCATTCAAAAACGACCCAAACCCCAACAAAATAAACCTCGGCGTTGGCGTGTACAAAGACGGTGACGGCAACACGCCCATATTCGCCTCTGTAAAAACAGCAGAAGAACGCCTACTCGCACATGAAGACACCAAAAATTATCTCGGCATAGAAGGCGACGAAGCGTATAACAAAGCCGTTCAAGAACTCCTCTGGGGCACAGAACACGAAATACTCACCAGTGGCCGCGCGGGAACAGCCCAGGCACCGGGAGGCACGGGCGCGTTGCGCATTGCCGGCGACTTTATTCATCAGCACTATCCCCATGCCCGCGTATGGCTGAGTGATCCCACCTGGGCAAACCACCCCAAAATATTTGAATCTGCCAGCGTACCCACAGCGACCTATCGCTATTACAACCCCTCGTCTTATGGCCTGGACTTTGACGCATTTATCCAGGACCTCGGGCAAATCCCCGCAGGCGATGTCGTCTTGCTACACGGATGTTGCCACAACCCGACCGGCGTCGATCCCTCTCCCGAGCAATGGGCGCAAATAGCCGACATCATCGCAGATCGCGGCATCATCCCACTCGTTGACTTTGCCTATCAGGGCCTGGGCAATGGCCTTGCTGAAGACGCAATCGGCCTCCTGTCTCTCAGCCGACCCGGTTGCGAACTCCTCGTCGCCAGTTCCTTCTCCAAAAACTTTGGTCTCTACCGCGAGCGCACGGGCGCATTGACCCTCGTGGGAAAAAACGCCACCACCGTTGAAAAAGCGATGAGCCACATCAAAATCTGCATCCGCACAAATTATTCCAACCCGCCATCGCACGGCGCACAGGCAGTCGCAACAGTCCTCAACGACCCCGCCTTGCGGGCACAATGGGACGGCGAAGTAAAAGCCATGCGCGACCGCATCAACAACATGCGCACCCTATTTGTGGATACCCTCGAGACAAAAGGCGTACGGCGCGACTTTTCATTTATCGCACACCAGAGAGGAATGTTCTCTTTCTCTGGATTGACCCCCGAGCAAGTAGAAGCATTGCGCGAGCGATATTCAATATACATCGTCAGTTCGGGACGCATCAACGTGGCGGGCATGACAAAGGACAATATCGGGCCATTGTGCGAAGCGATCGCGGAAGTATTGGCGGATTAA
- a CDS encoding dihydroxy-acid dehydratase (catalyzes the formation of 3-methyl-2-oxobutanoate from 2,3,-dihydroxy-3-methylbutanoate): MTQSTDTGINRNLTSYGDPEFSKYIRRAFLAAAGYDGEDVDRPVIGIASTASDYNPCHGHMPDLIEAVKRGVFEGGGLPFVFPTISLNEIFFSPTTMLFRNLLSMETEELITAQPMDAVVLMGGCDKTVPAQLMAAASANIPAVQVVSGAMRTGSWQGERLGACTDCRRYWAQYRAGELSDEQIEGVTQSLCSTPGTCMVMGTASTMASVVETLGLMVSGGASPLSGTGDRLRVGVRSGRMAVALARAGRRPVQLLTRASFLNALAVLHALGGSTNAIVHLLAIARRAGTALTLEDMHEVSQRVPLLVDCKPAGVGYMEDFHEAGGVPALLKALASLLDCSVPTITGQALGDYLKTVQPPQSWQSTIRTLDNPLGATGALIVIRGNLAPDGAVLKVAAASPELLAHRGPAVVFDSAEDASARIDDPSLNITPDHVMILRNAGPVGDGFPEAGSLPIPKYLAQKGVKDMVRISDARMSGTSYGTVVLHCSPEAATGGPLAFVRDGDMVELNARERRIDLLVNEADLARRREAFVPPPIPGRGWRHLYAKCVLPAHLGADLDFL, encoded by the coding sequence ATGACCCAATCGACAGATACAGGTATTAACCGAAATTTGACGAGCTACGGCGATCCGGAATTTAGCAAGTATATTCGCAGGGCTTTTCTCGCTGCTGCGGGATATGATGGCGAGGATGTGGATCGTCCCGTTATTGGGATTGCTTCGACGGCTTCTGATTATAATCCCTGCCATGGACATATGCCGGATTTGATCGAGGCGGTTAAACGCGGGGTTTTTGAAGGTGGTGGTCTGCCGTTTGTTTTTCCCACGATTTCGCTGAATGAGATTTTCTTTTCGCCTACGACGATGCTTTTTCGGAATTTGCTGTCTATGGAGACCGAGGAGTTGATTACGGCGCAGCCTATGGATGCTGTGGTGCTGATGGGGGGATGCGATAAGACTGTGCCAGCGCAGTTGATGGCTGCTGCTTCGGCTAATATTCCCGCTGTTCAGGTGGTGTCTGGCGCGATGCGTACCGGTTCGTGGCAGGGTGAGAGATTGGGTGCGTGTACGGATTGTCGCCGCTATTGGGCGCAATATCGCGCTGGGGAACTGAGCGATGAGCAGATCGAAGGTGTGACGCAGTCGCTTTGCAGTACGCCGGGGACGTGTATGGTTATGGGGACTGCTTCGACGATGGCGAGTGTGGTGGAGACGCTGGGTTTGATGGTTTCTGGTGGAGCGTCACCGCTTTCGGGTACGGGAGATCGCTTGCGCGTGGGTGTGCGGTCTGGACGCATGGCTGTTGCTCTTGCCCGCGCGGGACGCCGACCCGTACAATTGCTCACGCGGGCGTCTTTTCTCAATGCGCTTGCGGTACTCCACGCGCTGGGTGGTTCTACGAATGCGATTGTTCACTTGCTGGCGATTGCGCGGCGGGCGGGGACCGCGCTGACTCTGGAAGATATGCACGAGGTGTCGCAACGGGTGCCTTTGCTCGTGGATTGTAAGCCGGCAGGTGTGGGTTATATGGAGGATTTTCACGAGGCGGGTGGTGTTCCCGCGTTGCTCAAGGCATTGGCGTCTTTGCTGGATTGTTCTGTGCCGACGATTACGGGGCAAGCACTGGGCGATTATTTGAAGACGGTTCAACCTCCTCAGTCCTGGCAAAGTACTATTCGCACGCTGGACAATCCCCTTGGTGCTACGGGCGCATTGATTGTGATTCGCGGGAATCTGGCGCCGGATGGGGCTGTGCTCAAGGTTGCTGCGGCGTCTCCCGAATTGCTGGCGCATCGGGGTCCCGCGGTTGTTTTTGATTCTGCTGAGGATGCGTCTGCGCGGATTGATGATCCTTCTCTTAATATTACGCCCGATCATGTGATGATTTTGCGGAATGCCGGTCCCGTGGGAGATGGGTTCCCGGAGGCGGGGTCTTTGCCTATTCCCAAATATCTTGCGCAAAAAGGGGTGAAAGATATGGTGCGGATTTCCGATGCGCGTATGAGTGGGACGTCTTATGGTACGGTGGTTTTGCACTGTTCTCCCGAGGCGGCGACAGGGGGACCTCTTGCTTTTGTGCGCGATGGCGATATGGTTGAATTGAATGCAAGAGAACGCCGTATTGATTTGCTGGTCAATGAGGCAGATCTTGCGCGTCGCCGCGAGGCTTTTGTTCCTCCACCAATTCCCGGTCGAGGCTGGCGACACCTGTATGCCAAATGCGTTTTGCCCGCTCACCTCGGTGCGGATCTGGATTTTTTGTGA
- a CDS encoding phospho-sugar mutase, translating to MTIYQQIENWAAENRISAAAFQGLSQWLIDPEFADFVPEIQLLIEDEDIDEIEDAFRTHIEFGTGGIRGKMGPGPNRINLRTIGEAAQGLAQYILKSGIEDARDMGVVIAYDTRNNSDVFARETAAIIAGNGIVARLFDGPRATPHLSFALRQTGAVAGVVISASHNPPSDNGFKACWIDGGQVVPPHDKNIIAEVGAVKRLDRIDYADGVDRELIEVLDEKLDAQYVEKLVDLSLCDARDIRVVYTPLHGVGSTSVVPALQNLGYSHLRVVEAQDVPDGNFPTVAGGVANPEDPGALSLAIEEARRVRADVVLASDPDADRLGCALPDPQKGWDAAPDNLAINGNQIGAILCYYILTSLREQDKLPDRGIVCKTIVTTDLISRIARDFGLISVDNLLVGFKYIGDVINNLSDDETFVFGTEESHGYLFTDFVRDKDAAVAAVLLAECAAQLKRQGRTLRDYLDDIYRAFGYFCEVQKSTYREGARGNEEIVQIMNGLRQDPPAEIGGYKVVEVIDRQTNTVRNVQAGSTRTIQGAMGNVLAFTLSEKGHTRVTARPSGTEPKIKYYVSATSADCADLAGDDLEQTRENVDQFAQEIVNGMLVSAECALKAVTS from the coding sequence ATGACGATATACCAGCAGATCGAGAACTGGGCGGCGGAGAACAGGATTTCTGCCGCGGCATTTCAAGGACTTTCGCAATGGCTTATTGATCCAGAGTTTGCCGATTTTGTTCCGGAAATTCAATTGCTTATTGAAGATGAAGATATAGATGAGATTGAGGATGCTTTTCGCACCCATATCGAGTTTGGCACGGGCGGTATTCGGGGCAAGATGGGTCCTGGTCCCAATCGAATCAATTTGAGGACGATTGGAGAGGCGGCGCAGGGTTTGGCGCAGTATATACTCAAGTCGGGTATTGAGGATGCCAGAGATATGGGTGTGGTGATTGCGTACGATACGCGGAACAATTCGGATGTTTTTGCGCGGGAGACGGCTGCGATTATTGCGGGTAATGGTATTGTTGCGCGTCTGTTTGATGGTCCCCGCGCAACGCCTCATCTTTCTTTTGCGCTTCGCCAGACAGGGGCTGTTGCTGGTGTGGTTATTAGCGCGAGTCACAATCCGCCTTCGGATAATGGTTTTAAGGCGTGCTGGATTGATGGCGGGCAGGTGGTTCCGCCGCACGATAAGAATATTATTGCCGAGGTTGGTGCTGTTAAGCGTCTCGATAGAATTGACTATGCGGACGGGGTGGATCGGGAGTTGATTGAGGTGCTCGATGAGAAGCTCGACGCACAATATGTTGAAAAGCTGGTTGATCTTTCCCTTTGCGATGCCCGCGATATACGTGTCGTTTATACGCCGCTGCACGGTGTTGGTTCAACGAGTGTTGTGCCCGCGCTTCAGAATCTGGGGTATTCCCATTTGCGCGTTGTTGAGGCGCAAGATGTTCCGGATGGCAATTTTCCTACGGTGGCAGGGGGTGTGGCAAATCCCGAAGATCCGGGTGCGCTTTCTCTTGCTATTGAAGAGGCAAGGCGGGTTCGGGCTGATGTTGTTCTGGCGAGCGATCCAGATGCCGATCGTCTGGGTTGTGCGCTGCCCGATCCACAGAAGGGTTGGGATGCCGCTCCCGATAATCTCGCGATTAATGGCAATCAGATCGGCGCTATTTTGTGTTATTATATTTTGACTTCGCTCAGGGAGCAGGATAAATTGCCCGATAGGGGAATTGTGTGTAAGACGATTGTTACGACAGATCTCATTAGTCGTATTGCGAGGGATTTTGGTCTGATATCTGTTGATAACCTCCTCGTTGGGTTCAAATATATTGGCGATGTGATTAATAATTTGTCAGATGATGAGACTTTTGTGTTTGGGACGGAAGAGAGCCACGGTTATTTGTTTACCGATTTTGTGCGCGATAAAGATGCCGCTGTTGCTGCGGTTTTGCTCGCGGAGTGCGCTGCCCAACTCAAGAGGCAAGGTCGTACGTTGAGGGATTATCTGGATGATATTTATCGCGCGTTCGGATATTTTTGCGAGGTGCAGAAATCGACGTATCGAGAAGGCGCACGGGGCAATGAGGAGATTGTCCAGATTATGAATGGTCTGCGCCAGGATCCGCCTGCTGAAATTGGTGGATACAAGGTGGTTGAGGTTATTGATCGCCAGACGAATACTGTGCGCAATGTTCAGGCGGGTTCTACGCGCACGATTCAGGGTGCTATGGGCAATGTTCTCGCGTTTACCTTGTCGGAGAAAGGGCACACGCGGGTAACAGCCCGGCCTTCTGGTACAGAACCCAAGATCAAGTATTATGTTTCGGCGACTTCGGCTGATTGCGCGGATCTGGCTGGGGATGATTTGGAGCAGACGCGCGAAAATGTCGATCAGTTCGCTCAGGAGATTGTCAATGGGATGCTTGTTTCAGCAGAGTGCGCGCTGAAAGCGGTGACATCATGA
- a CDS encoding 3-oxoacyl-ACP reductase FabG: MTLKDRVAIVTGASSGIGRGIALALAREGASVAVADIQEAPKQGIYHDTDLTTSTEEEIEKLGGKGIFVQTDVSDDEAVRNLIEQTVSEYGTLDILVNNAGITIPGGIEETTIADYDTVMGVNLRALYVASKLAMPHLKKPSGRIIHIASVQSFGGGGGPAYAASKAGVVNLTRDTALELAPFGATVNAICPGYIETPIQDYLTPQDIEDCKVKTPLPRLGLPSDIGNAAIFFASDAAAWITGTALPVDGGWMASIF; encoded by the coding sequence ATGACACTCAAAGACCGCGTGGCAATCGTCACAGGCGCAAGCTCTGGCATTGGGCGGGGCATAGCACTGGCACTGGCACGAGAAGGCGCAAGTGTGGCAGTAGCCGATATACAGGAAGCGCCCAAACAGGGCATATATCACGACACTGACCTGACCACTTCTACCGAAGAAGAAATAGAAAAACTCGGAGGGAAAGGGATCTTTGTACAAACCGACGTATCGGATGACGAAGCGGTACGCAATCTGATTGAACAGACCGTCTCCGAATATGGCACACTGGACATCCTGGTAAACAACGCCGGCATCACAATACCTGGCGGCATAGAAGAAACAACCATCGCCGACTACGACACCGTAATGGGCGTAAACCTTCGGGCACTATATGTAGCCAGCAAACTCGCCATGCCACACCTGAAAAAGCCCTCCGGCAGAATCATCCACATCGCATCTGTACAGTCATTTGGCGGAGGCGGAGGACCAGCGTATGCCGCATCAAAAGCCGGCGTCGTCAACCTCACGCGAGACACCGCCCTGGAATTGGCTCCCTTTGGCGCAACTGTCAACGCGATCTGCCCGGGCTACATCGAAACGCCCATACAGGATTATCTCACACCACAGGACATCGAAGACTGCAAAGTAAAAACCCCACTCCCTCGCCTGGGCTTGCCATCGGACATCGGCAACGCCGCGATATTCTTCGCATCGGACGCCGCCGCCTGGATCACCGGCACAGCCCTGCCCGTGGATGGCGGATGGATGGCGTCTATTTTTTAA